Proteins from a genomic interval of Salvia hispanica cultivar TCC Black 2014 unplaced genomic scaffold, UniMelb_Shisp_WGS_1.0 HiC_scaffold_1226, whole genome shotgun sequence:
- the LOC125198132 gene encoding putative late blight resistance protein homolog R1B-16, with the protein MAAYAALTSLMHILDDIKHHPSPPISIHEQQLESLTQTVTSFQQFLETYISPVSDTNKADPLEIRIAEAAYAAQDVIESHIVDMIKLRKSSGAYHGQIHSGGETSTQSKSLMWSNHFGCLMKPINHGRKISYVDNLYRCLKKVIKDMHLVKKEAMKIYVADTQLHRSISTSGGSSRSSIMVGFDDVLLEIMHKLTNGVDDRQLHVLPIVGMGGIGKTTLAKNVYAHQYIKEHFDIRAWVTISQNFDTREILCELLSQANKKSKEEMSEMSENEVGLALHKYLFNRRFIIVMDDMWSVDAWEKMQHLFPDNWNGSRVMVTTRQSQLSSQLNNYYCLQLKLLDEINSWNLFSNSVFGEKGCPLELEEIGKKIVQNCRGLPLAIAVVGGLLKKMEHTEGCWESIRKNTSSVVNSADEDFCLKILKISYSNLPAYLKPCFLYMGVFDEDRAVRVSTLVKLWVSEEFLRPRSGKSLETSAKEYLNELVERNLILVHELGCTGNIKYCKVHDLLRDLCCREAGKEEFYHVIGKHKSQLLNRQRRVVVPGGTSKDEVSDALHSMPLARSLLYHTREVVPMPESRLLRTLKAFDTDRCGSHDFLLDDLFQFVNSRYIAVGVQGMPKIPHSVSFLWNLHTLIIFHYTWVDPPLNWEMPHLRHIVFHKGHLHVLDTLRMHKLQTLKGVNVYWSLVLDIPNIKKLVVTAGKVGNLESMDKLESYRSYDNRNRNIFFPHSLMKLSLGSHHSNWDVNEEMLKNIGTLPLLQKLKLEQADFQNGVWDTREEQFPSLKFLELKWCHLVSWITDSSHIPCLEKLRLYAMKKLEEIPCEIGEIPTMQSIHLEYCSESVVESAKVIAEERDEIRVRAVLFNNSNNQALRRSLAGPNFQVEIDYFYSETLRCNLSLSLFVHGLMRPVMSEVVLGDVRIDTNCFHCVLF; encoded by the exons ATGGCAGCTTATGCAGCTCTGACTTCTCTCATGCATATCTTAGATGATATCAAGCATCATCCTTCCCCTCCGATTTCTATCCACGAACAACAACTTGAATCCCTCACTCAAACTGTTACCTCCTTCCAACAATTTCTTGAAACCTATATTTCCCCTGTTTCCGACACAAACAAAGCCGATCCGTTGGAGATTCGTATTGCAGAGGCAGCATATGCAGCCCAAGATGTGATCGAGTCCCATATTGTAGACATGATCAAGCTGCGTAAATCCAGCGGAGCTTATCATGGACAAATACACTCGGGAGGAGAAACCAGTACTCAAAGTAAATCGCTTATGTGGTCCAATCACTTTGGATGTCTAATGAAACCCATAAATCATGGCAGGAAAATCAGTTACGTTGATAATCTTTATCGATGTTTGAAGAAAGTTATAAAAGACATGCATTTGGTCAAGAAGGAGGCGATGAAGATATACGTGGCCGATACTCAGCTGCATAGAAGTATCTCAACATCTGGTGGTTCATCAAGATCTTCCATCATGGTGGGCTTTGATGATGTTTTACTTGAAATCATGCATAAGCTCACCAACGGAGTAGACGACCGCCAACTCCATGTCCTCCCTATTGTAGGGATGGGAGGGATTGGTAAGACCACTCTCGCTAAGAATGTTTATGCACATCAGTATATTAAGGAGCATTTTGATATTCGCGCATGGGttacaatttctcaaaattttgacACAAGAGAAATTCTCTGTGAGCTGCTTTCTCAAGCCAACAAAAAAAGCAAGGAAGaaatgagtgaaatgagtgaAAATGAAGTAGGATTAGCACTccacaaatatttattcaatagaAGGTTTATAATTGTTATGGATGATATGTGGAGTGTTGATGCATGGGAGAAGATGCAACATCTCTTTCCCGATAATTGGAATGGTAGTCGTGTAATGGTGACGACTAGGCAATCACAGTTGAGTTCTCAATTGAACAACTATTACTGCCTTCAGTTAAAGTTATTGGATGAGATTAACAGCTGGAATCTATTCTCAAACTCTGTGTTTGGGGAGAAAGGTTGTCCACTTGAATTGGAGGAAATTGGAAAGAAAATTGTACAGAATTGCCGAGGACTTCCTTTAGCAATTGCTGTAGTAGGAGGACTTTTGAAAAAGATGGAACACACTGAAGGATGTTGGGAATCCATAAGAAAAAACACAAGTTCAGTAGTGAATTCGGCAGATGAAGATTTTTGCTTGAAAATTCTGAAAATAAGCTACAGTAATTTGCCAGCGTATTTGAAGCCATGTTTTCTATACATGGGAGTGTTTGATGAAGACCGTGCGGTTCGTGTCTCAACACTTGTCAAGTTGTGGGTTTCAGAAGAGTTTCTAAGGCCACGAAGTGGGAAAAGCTTGGAAACGAGCGCCAAAGAGTACTTAAATGAGCTAGTTGAGAGAAATCTCATTCTAGTTCATGAGTTAGGGTGTACTGGAAACATAAAGTACTGCAAAGTTCATGATCTATTGAGAGACCTTTGTTGCAGAGAAGCCGGGAAAGAGGAGTTTTATCATGTGATAGGGAAACATAAGTCTCAGTTATTAAACAGGCAACGTCGTGTTGTTGTTCCTGGAGGCACTTCAAAGGATGAGGTTAGTGATGCCTTACACTCTATGCCTCTTGCTCGTTCTCTTCTATATCATACCAGGGAAGTTGTTCCGATGCCCGAGTCAAGACTGCTGAGGACACTGAAAGCTTTTGATACAGATAGATGTGGAAGCCACGATTTTCTGTTAGATGATTTGTTCCAATTTGTTAACTCGCGGTATATTGCTGTTGGAGTTCAGGGGATGCCTAAAATCCCTCATTCAGTGAGTTTTCTCTGGAATCTACACACACTTATTATTTTCCATTATACATGGGTTGATCCACCATTGAACTGGGAGATGCCTCATCTTAGGCATATTGTGTTTCACAAAGGACATTTGCATGTACTAGATACCCTCAGGATGCACAAACTACAAACGCTCAAAGGAGTTAATGTGTACTGGTCTCTGGTTTTGGATATCCCCAACATAAAGAAATTGGTTGTAACTGCTGGAAAAGTTGGAAATCTTGAGTCTATGGATAAACTGGAGTCCTATCGGAGTTATGATAATAGGAATAGGAATATCTTCTTTCCACACTCCCTTATGAAGTTAAGCTTGGGATCACACCACTCCAATTGGGATGTGAATGAAGAGATGCTAAAAAACATAGGTACATTACCTCTTCTTCAGAAGCTTAAATTGGAACAAGCTGATTTCCAAAACGGCGTGTGGGACACACGTGAAGAACAGTTCCCCAGCCTCAAATTCTTGGAGCTGAAATGGTGTCACTTGGTATCCTGGATAACAGACAGCTCTCACATCCCTTGCCTTGAGAAACTTCGTCTTTATGCAATGAAAAAATTGGAGGAGATCCCTTGTGAAATTGGTGAAATACCAACGATGCAATCAATTCACTTGGAATATTGCAGCGAATCAGTGGTGGAGTCTGCCAAGGTGATAGCAGAGGAGCGAGATGAAATACGAGTTCGAGCTGTGCTCTTTAACAACAGCAACAACCAAGCATTACGGAGGAGCCTCGCAGGCCCCAACTTTCAAGTTGAGATagactatttttattctgAAACATTGAG AtgtaatctctctctctctctgtttgTTCATGGACTGATGAGGCCGGTTATGTCGGAAGTAGTTCTTGGGGATGTGCGGATTGACACCAACTGTTTTCATTGTGTTCTGTTTTGA